The following coding sequences are from one Bradyrhizobium sp. WSM471 window:
- a CDS encoding glycosyltransferase family 1 protein — protein sequence MKFFINGRFLSQKLTGVQRYAAEIVKAIDVLLASEQTPASLRNADWQLLTPVDASEQLQLERINIRAVGRLRGHAWDQIDLARAAAGGRLISLANSGPVFHHDHIVVIHDAQVFRRPDFFNWRYLAVHRTMGRLLARHASIATVSGFSRKELTEVLNPSATAIPIFPNSAEHFARTKPDPGIIARLGIQPQQFFLYVGSRTKNKNLSVAIRAIELLNRTDVPLVIVGGDNSKVFQDNSSEGVSGLLLAGRLTDSEIAALYAHASAFVFPSLYEGFGVPPLEAMIFGCPVIASTAEAVVETCADAAAYFDANDAEALKQLMLERLAIGAISDQERQRQQERVAFFSWQKSAKSLLDHLAPPANIASAA from the coding sequence TTGAAATTCTTCATCAACGGCCGCTTTCTGTCGCAAAAGCTCACCGGCGTTCAGCGTTATGCTGCCGAGATCGTCAAGGCGATCGACGTGCTTTTGGCGTCGGAGCAAACGCCCGCCTCGCTGCGGAACGCAGACTGGCAGTTGCTGACGCCCGTGGATGCAAGCGAGCAGCTTCAGCTGGAGCGAATCAATATTCGCGCCGTCGGCCGCTTGCGCGGGCACGCCTGGGATCAAATCGACCTGGCGCGCGCCGCTGCGGGAGGCCGCTTGATCAGTCTCGCCAATTCCGGCCCGGTGTTCCATCACGACCACATTGTCGTGATCCACGACGCACAGGTCTTTCGCAGGCCCGACTTCTTCAACTGGCGCTATCTGGCGGTTCACCGAACCATGGGCCGGCTGCTCGCCCGGCACGCAAGTATCGCAACCGTTTCGGGCTTTTCGCGCAAAGAGCTTACCGAGGTGCTGAATCCGTCGGCAACAGCGATCCCGATCTTCCCCAATAGCGCAGAACACTTCGCCAGGACGAAGCCGGATCCCGGCATCATTGCCCGTCTCGGGATTCAGCCGCAGCAATTTTTCCTCTATGTCGGCTCCAGGACCAAGAACAAGAATCTTTCCGTCGCGATCCGGGCGATCGAGCTGCTCAACAGAACTGACGTTCCCCTGGTCATCGTCGGCGGCGACAACAGCAAGGTCTTCCAAGACAATTCGAGCGAAGGGGTTTCCGGCCTGTTGCTGGCCGGGCGTCTGACGGACAGCGAGATCGCAGCGCTCTACGCGCATGCATCGGCATTCGTATTTCCCTCGCTCTATGAAGGCTTCGGCGTGCCGCCGCTCGAAGCCATGATCTTCGGCTGCCCGGTCATTGCCTCGACTGCCGAAGCGGTCGTCGAGACGTGCGCCGACGCCGCTGCGTATTTTGACGCCAATGATGCCGAAGCATTGAAGCAACTCATGCTCGAAAGATTGGCAATCGGCGCCATCTCCGATCAGGAACGCCAGCGGCAGCAGGAACGCGTTGCGTTCTTTTCGTGGCAGAAGTCGGCGAAGTCGTTACTCGATCATCTTGCACCACCGGCAAACATTGCCAGCGCTGCTTGA
- a CDS encoding undecaprenyl-phosphate glucose phosphotransferase — protein sequence MNFIDQRLHAELRSSAFQGRDVPPVPIRKWPIRYHSIEAATILFDVATIALASVLATCVHHVHEGMRVDLGQPIGSAILVATLFTLCLKSQGLYEPTALLAWRRQARMIFATWAGVFLLLSGIVFALKIGSELSRGTSMLFAGLGLVALLANRMLAKGLLTKGLAERRFSGLKVVLISGHEASGPDFFDTLAAVGLDIKESFALPRPGVNSNIRRRLAANVIERIRGSDIEAVVVAADTNQWPELRDFAAELRVLPFPVTFVPTGPAAEAFKRPSRDLGDLVSIELQRGPLSAAECTAKRCVDLFGAGLMLILIAPMLVFIAVAIKLTSRGPILFRQHRMGFNGRTFQICKFRTMTVLEDGPAVIQARAVDNRVTGVGKWLRRTSLDELPQLFNVLHGSMSLIGPRPHAVAHDNQFDKLVRNYGFRQCVKPGLTGWAQIHGYRGPTPTTELIERRVECDLWYIENWSFKLDIWILLRTPYEVLRGRNAY from the coding sequence ATGAATTTCATTGACCAACGCCTCCATGCCGAACTACGGAGCTCGGCCTTTCAGGGCCGCGACGTTCCCCCGGTTCCGATTCGGAAATGGCCCATTCGCTATCATTCCATCGAGGCAGCAACGATCCTGTTCGATGTCGCAACGATTGCCTTGGCGAGCGTCTTGGCGACCTGTGTACATCATGTCCATGAAGGCATGCGCGTCGACCTGGGGCAGCCGATCGGTTCTGCCATTCTTGTCGCAACGCTTTTTACGTTGTGCCTGAAATCGCAGGGCCTCTACGAGCCCACAGCGCTTCTCGCCTGGCGTCGCCAGGCCCGAATGATTTTTGCCACGTGGGCGGGCGTTTTTCTGCTTCTGTCCGGCATAGTTTTCGCGCTGAAAATTGGTAGTGAGCTGTCGCGCGGCACAAGCATGCTTTTCGCGGGACTAGGCCTTGTGGCACTGCTGGCCAATCGAATGCTCGCAAAAGGCCTCCTTACAAAGGGGCTCGCCGAGCGACGTTTCTCCGGGCTCAAGGTTGTGTTGATCTCCGGGCACGAAGCTTCTGGTCCTGATTTTTTCGATACCTTGGCCGCGGTTGGTCTCGACATCAAGGAAAGCTTTGCGCTGCCTCGACCAGGCGTGAACTCGAACATTCGCCGAAGGCTTGCTGCCAACGTGATTGAGCGTATCAGGGGCTCTGACATCGAAGCGGTGGTCGTTGCGGCCGATACGAACCAATGGCCCGAACTCCGCGACTTCGCGGCTGAGCTCAGGGTACTGCCCTTTCCCGTAACATTCGTTCCAACCGGCCCGGCCGCTGAGGCTTTCAAGCGTCCCTCCAGGGATCTTGGCGACTTGGTGAGCATTGAGCTGCAACGAGGCCCCCTCAGTGCCGCCGAATGTACCGCAAAGCGGTGCGTTGACCTCTTTGGTGCGGGATTGATGCTGATCCTCATAGCGCCGATGCTTGTCTTCATCGCGGTGGCGATCAAGCTTACCTCGCGGGGCCCAATTCTGTTCAGACAGCACAGGATGGGATTCAACGGCCGAACCTTCCAGATCTGCAAATTCCGAACGATGACAGTGCTCGAAGACGGACCCGCGGTGATCCAGGCGCGCGCCGTCGATAACAGAGTTACAGGTGTTGGAAAGTGGCTTCGCCGCACAAGTCTTGACGAGCTACCGCAGCTCTTCAACGTGCTGCATGGTAGCATGTCGCTTATTGGTCCCCGGCCGCACGCGGTCGCGCACGACAATCAATTTGACAAGCTCGTAAGGAACTATGGCTTTCGCCAGTGCGTCAAACCTGGGTTGACCGGCTGGGCTCAGATACACGGTTACCGCGGACCAACGCCCACAACCGAGTTGATCGAGCGCAGGGTGGAATGTGATCTTTGGTATATAGAGAATTGGAGTTTCAAGTTGGATATCTGGATCCTTCTTCGAACTCCGTACGAAGTGTTACGTGGCCGGAACGCCTACTAA
- a CDS encoding alpha/beta fold hydrolase, with amino-acid sequence MFDGAENPRQYLISLRASGARPPLFCLPGSGGDVRIFRDLAAALPQAQPVYGLDMEWLCDLTEHFSVEQIASFYLRAVKAVQPSGPYQFCGYSFGGLVAYEMASQLAIEGDRASLVALLDAPNPAQLAALPEADATAYRKTYVNDRLTKYGRDLIKGNIKTFLNRGLVFLSSRSRGLLTPWIKKAFRTIGRPLPTKLRGDDPGFINAWHAYVPKPHPMSVVCFRAQDRGPEHDLDPTMGWGTCATAGVAIHLVPGRHVDMMREPSISSVAEKLDVHLVQEIRSLH; translated from the coding sequence ATGTTCGACGGCGCCGAAAATCCCCGCCAATATCTTATATCGCTGCGAGCTTCCGGCGCCAGGCCGCCCTTGTTCTGCCTTCCTGGTTCAGGCGGCGATGTGAGAATTTTCCGGGACCTGGCTGCAGCGTTACCGCAAGCGCAGCCCGTTTACGGGCTCGACATGGAATGGTTATGCGATCTTACGGAACATTTCTCCGTAGAGCAGATCGCTTCCTTCTACCTTCGTGCTGTCAAAGCCGTTCAACCGAGCGGTCCATACCAGTTCTGCGGGTACTCGTTTGGTGGGCTAGTCGCCTATGAAATGGCCTCGCAATTAGCAATAGAGGGCGACAGAGCGAGCCTGGTGGCTCTGCTCGACGCGCCGAATCCCGCCCAACTTGCCGCCTTACCGGAAGCGGATGCGACGGCTTATCGAAAAACCTATGTAAATGACCGGCTCACAAAGTACGGCCGTGACTTGATAAAGGGCAATATCAAGACCTTCCTCAACCGCGGGCTCGTCTTTCTTAGCTCCCGCAGCAGAGGATTGCTAACACCCTGGATCAAGAAAGCATTTCGGACTATCGGAAGGCCGCTGCCCACCAAGCTGAGAGGCGACGATCCTGGCTTTATAAATGCTTGGCACGCTTACGTTCCGAAGCCCCATCCGATGAGCGTCGTCTGCTTTCGCGCCCAAGATCGTGGCCCGGAACACGATCTTGATCCGACCATGGGATGGGGTACGTGCGCGACAGCTGGCGTCGCTATTCACCTCGTTCCAGGAAGACACGTCGACATGATGAGAGAACCATCAATATCTTCCGTGGCCGAAAAGCTAGACGTTCACCTGGTCCAAGAAATTAGAAGTTTGCACTAA
- a CDS encoding acyltransferase gives MRIAPLFWLAIPVYLVINGAGPSDNAPNGIGPVQVILTATFLHGFWPDSVNSVVPGDWSIAAEMTFYLVFPLLITAFGSRRHLYVALAIVLHLVNVCLFKPWAFALFSAYYGPGICLDHAAHQLPESVAGLPGRMRAVLLAARRICQVGRCDLCGLHRAVLCRQSRHRLARIQLSDDQPRARRAGCRLHQACDPLPAARSARPQFLIRCTCHFAVIYGLRQLWPVAEGLVSLFIAYVVTAALSYLVARATWHLVERRAQDLAHRLTSAGSDRSTLQPAITATAAGMR, from the coding sequence TTGCGCATCGCGCCACTGTTCTGGCTCGCGATCCCGGTTTACCTGGTCATCAACGGCGCCGGGCCGAGCGACAACGCGCCCAACGGCATCGGCCCTGTTCAAGTGATCCTGACCGCGACGTTCCTGCACGGCTTCTGGCCGGACAGCGTCAACAGCGTGGTGCCCGGCGACTGGTCGATCGCGGCCGAGATGACCTTCTATCTCGTCTTTCCGCTTCTGATCACCGCGTTCGGATCGCGCCGCCATCTCTATGTCGCGCTGGCGATCGTGCTGCATCTCGTCAATGTCTGCCTGTTCAAGCCGTGGGCCTTCGCGCTGTTCTCCGCCTATTACGGCCCCGGCATTTGTCTGGACCACGCTGCACATCAGCTTCCTGAATCAGTTGCCGGTCTTCCTGGTCGGATGCGCGCTGTTCTTCTCGCTGCGCGACGGATTTGCCAAGTCGGACGCTGCGATCTATGCGGTCTTCATCGCGCTGTCCTTTGTCGCCAATCGCGTCACCGGCTCGCACGAATTCAACTATCTGATGATCAACCTCGTGCTCGGCGCGCTGGTTGCCGGCTGCATCAAGCTTGCGATCCGCTTCCAGCCGCTCGAAGCGCTCGGCCGCAATTCCTTATTCGATGTACCTGTCACTTCGCGGTGATCTACGGCCTGCGTCAGCTCTGGCCGGTCGCCGAGGGACTGGTCTCGCTGTTCATCGCCTATGTCGTCACTGCCGCGCTGAGCTATCTCGTCGCACGCGCGACATGGCATCTGGTCGAACGGCGCGCACAGGACCTGGCGCACCGCCTGACATCCGCGGGATCGGACCGGTCGACCCTCCAGCCGGCCATTACTGCCACCGCGGCCGGCATGCGCTGA
- a CDS encoding GNAT family N-acetyltransferase, giving the protein MKITVFHEPWWLSAVSGGLVHESVVKRGNDVVGRLPYVFARKGPFRLLRMPAFTHVLGPVVDSGDGKPQTRLTRRLAITQQLIDQLPSTSELKFCLDPSLDDGLAKIDGLAFQDRKCSVAPQFTFEIDCRRSLDDLLAALDLKTRQHIRRAEKAYHVRSLDQPEVFIDFYLKNLTAFGRTSRIGFDNFPVLFSECRARECGIILSLFNENDEPIAMTFLVWGHGTMYYLLSTRSRHSHDSGAISLLLWSAIKRAHELGLFLDLDGIYSSGTARFLANFGGKLKARLVVRRSRMPYSALQYVKAQYSGNESNFFT; this is encoded by the coding sequence TTGAAGATCACAGTATTTCACGAACCGTGGTGGTTGTCCGCTGTGAGTGGCGGCCTCGTTCACGAATCCGTTGTCAAACGCGGGAACGATGTGGTTGGCCGATTGCCTTACGTCTTCGCGCGCAAGGGCCCCTTTCGTCTGCTTCGCATGCCAGCATTCACACATGTGCTTGGCCCCGTCGTCGATTCCGGAGACGGAAAGCCGCAAACGCGTCTCACCAGACGACTGGCAATTACCCAGCAGCTAATCGACCAATTGCCGTCAACATCAGAGCTCAAATTCTGCTTGGATCCATCTTTGGATGATGGTTTGGCGAAGATTGACGGTCTTGCCTTCCAGGACCGCAAGTGTTCGGTTGCGCCTCAGTTTACCTTCGAAATCGACTGCCGGCGAAGCCTGGACGATCTCCTGGCCGCTCTGGATCTGAAGACCCGGCAGCACATACGCCGCGCCGAAAAGGCCTATCACGTTCGTTCACTGGACCAACCGGAAGTCTTTATCGATTTCTACTTGAAGAATCTCACCGCCTTCGGCCGGACCAGCCGGATAGGTTTTGACAATTTTCCGGTCCTTTTCTCAGAGTGCCGCGCCCGCGAGTGTGGAATTATTCTGTCGCTGTTCAATGAAAACGATGAGCCCATCGCAATGACTTTTTTGGTGTGGGGCCACGGCACCATGTACTACCTGCTCTCTACGCGCTCCCGTCATTCCCATGACTCCGGCGCAATCAGTCTGTTGTTATGGTCAGCAATCAAGAGGGCACACGAGCTAGGGCTCTTTCTCGACCTCGACGGCATCTACTCAAGCGGAACCGCTCGCTTCTTGGCCAACTTTGGTGGCAAGCTGAAAGCGCGTCTCGTCGTCCGGCGCAGCCGGATGCCCTACAGCGCGCTCCAATACGTGAAGGCGCAGTATTCCGGCAACGAGAGCAATTTTTTCACTTGA
- a CDS encoding peptidoglycan-binding domain-containing protein: protein MQRRLTGLGFDVEATGKFNEDIRSAIMRWQAVRGHPAAGYLNKLQQKALQSEIVSTRVASDESDEPARRRSSGGGGRRAHGGGGGMGGPDAFFGNMMGGMFGRR from the coding sequence GTGCAGCGCCGCCTGACCGGCCTTGGCTTCGACGTTGAGGCGACCGGTAAGTTCAACGAGGACATCCGCTCGGCCATCATGCGCTGGCAGGCTGTCCGCGGCCATCCCGCGGCCGGCTACCTCAACAAGCTCCAGCAAAAGGCGCTGCAGTCCGAGATCGTTTCCACCCGCGTCGCTTCCGACGAGTCGGACGAGCCCGCACGTCGCCGCTCCTCCGGCGGTGGCGGACGCCGTGCTCATGGCGGCGGTGGCGGCATGGGTGGCCCCGACGCCTTCTTCGGTAACATGATGGGCGGCATGTTCGGTCGCCGTTGA
- a CDS encoding glycosyltransferase family 4 protein has protein sequence MKVLLTSTLYPTPQAPKIVGGAEIFARRFAEGLVQRGDEVEVIRAASTPGQAPETCDGINVHSAPVRNVYLPFTEQKNVALRSIWHAVDDWQMQAPLIAERIRAFKPDVLHSNNLSGLTTAVWRVAAQLGVPVLHTLHDYYLTCPRCSRFENGRSCEHTCTSCGILSFHRKRATHWLSAVVGVSERVLSIHTDMGMFSETPIRTVIRNASTEPPREPYPRPICTTEVTFGFIGRLTEEKGIENLMRALALLPRDRIRMLIAGRVSDEEQRRLRTLAPDARIEFMGFVAPDDFYKQVDVVVAPSIWHDPGPLVVADAKAAGRPLLGTRFGGMPEVIEHGVTGWLTEADPQALAKSMLAVAADPHKIDEISRRLIADTNKWIFSDVLSSYKSLYEQLREQRMSRVRAVTSDAPQGRSVGKERLIPR, from the coding sequence ATGAAAGTTCTTTTGACGTCCACGCTTTATCCGACGCCTCAGGCCCCAAAGATCGTCGGCGGCGCCGAGATCTTCGCCCGACGCTTCGCCGAAGGGCTGGTGCAGCGCGGTGACGAGGTGGAAGTGATCCGGGCCGCATCTACGCCCGGGCAAGCTCCGGAAACCTGCGACGGCATCAACGTCCATTCCGCGCCGGTGCGGAACGTGTACCTGCCCTTCACGGAGCAGAAAAACGTCGCATTGCGCAGCATCTGGCATGCGGTCGACGACTGGCAGATGCAGGCCCCCCTGATCGCGGAACGCATCCGGGCCTTCAAGCCGGACGTGCTGCACTCCAACAATCTGTCGGGTCTCACCACCGCGGTCTGGCGCGTTGCCGCCCAGCTCGGGGTTCCCGTGCTCCACACGCTTCACGACTATTACCTGACCTGTCCGCGCTGCTCGCGCTTCGAGAACGGACGGTCCTGCGAGCACACCTGCACGAGCTGCGGAATCCTGAGCTTTCATCGCAAGCGGGCCACGCACTGGCTCAGTGCCGTGGTCGGCGTCAGCGAGCGCGTCCTGTCGATTCATACCGACATGGGCATGTTCTCGGAGACGCCGATCCGCACCGTGATCCGCAACGCCTCGACCGAGCCGCCGCGCGAGCCCTATCCGCGTCCGATCTGCACCACGGAGGTGACGTTCGGATTCATCGGCCGCCTCACGGAAGAAAAGGGCATCGAGAACCTGATGCGGGCCCTGGCCCTGCTGCCCCGGGATCGCATCCGCATGTTGATCGCCGGCCGGGTCAGTGACGAGGAGCAACGGCGCCTCAGGACGCTCGCGCCGGATGCACGAATAGAGTTCATGGGCTTCGTGGCGCCCGACGATTTCTACAAGCAGGTCGACGTGGTGGTCGCGCCCTCCATCTGGCACGATCCCGGTCCGCTGGTCGTCGCAGATGCCAAGGCGGCCGGCAGGCCGCTGCTGGGAACGCGCTTCGGCGGCATGCCCGAGGTAATCGAGCACGGAGTGACCGGCTGGCTGACCGAAGCCGATCCGCAAGCCCTCGCCAAAAGCATGCTCGCGGTCGCAGCAGATCCGCACAAGATCGACGAGATCAGCCGGCGGCTCATCGCCGATACCAACAAGTGGATCTTCTCCGACGTGCTATCTTCATACAAGAGCTTGTATGAGCAATTGCGCGAGCAGCGAATGTCGCGCGTGCGTGCTGTAACGTCCGACGCGCCACAAGGGCGGTCCGTCGGCAAGGAGCGCCTCATTCCGAGATGA
- a CDS encoding glycosyltransferase family 4 protein — protein sequence MACTKYSRLPSLRILHYMPTNFGMTGVETFILQLCVAQKRLGFLSTIAIDLRSREEVGRIANENGIAVFDLSEGETLTSGRQGKWTQLLTRLRRVRALGKLQRLHDVMHIHAVGIAGLEGFLASWSSPLIITHHATLSWYSKYWNLVSSITFWLERRYADRVVFPYSTAAEEMIGRGISRSQMTVIPFCVDEAAFEGVALKPLPGQLTLIMSARMFGGKGHMELLGAMGQLHSQYPMLRAILIGDGPTRPEIEAEILRLDLSEVVECLGRVDHRQVPAVMRSGHVVVLPSYMEGEMFPLCLLEGMALGLPAIGTRIAGIPDIIADGETGILVEPRDLTGLARAIEKFIVDTDFLERARMSAQVRFRSRYGAGAVARAYAEAYKLAQMGSKRI from the coding sequence ATGGCCTGCACGAAGTATTCGCGCCTTCCGTCATTGCGAATCCTCCACTACATGCCGACGAATTTCGGGATGACCGGCGTGGAGACATTCATACTCCAACTTTGCGTTGCGCAAAAGAGGTTAGGATTTCTGTCCACTATTGCAATTGATCTTCGCTCCCGGGAGGAAGTGGGCAGGATCGCCAATGAGAATGGAATAGCTGTCTTTGATCTCTCGGAGGGCGAGACATTGACGAGTGGCCGGCAGGGAAAATGGACGCAACTATTGACGCGCCTGCGTCGTGTACGGGCTCTTGGGAAATTGCAGCGGCTCCATGACGTCATGCATATTCACGCTGTCGGGATAGCAGGCCTTGAAGGGTTTCTCGCCAGTTGGTCCTCTCCACTTATAATCACGCATCACGCGACGCTAAGCTGGTATTCGAAATATTGGAATTTGGTGTCCTCCATTACCTTCTGGCTGGAAAGGCGATACGCGGATAGAGTTGTATTCCCTTATTCGACTGCAGCCGAGGAAATGATCGGGCGCGGTATTTCAAGAAGCCAAATGACTGTCATTCCGTTCTGCGTCGATGAAGCTGCGTTCGAGGGCGTCGCACTGAAGCCCCTGCCGGGACAGTTAACGTTGATCATGTCGGCGCGCATGTTTGGAGGCAAAGGCCATATGGAATTGCTGGGCGCCATGGGGCAGCTCCATTCCCAATACCCAATGCTTCGCGCAATCCTGATCGGTGACGGGCCGACGCGGCCAGAAATTGAGGCGGAGATCCTTCGCTTGGATTTGAGCGAGGTGGTCGAGTGTCTAGGACGGGTCGACCATCGGCAAGTTCCGGCGGTTATGCGGTCGGGACACGTGGTGGTATTGCCAAGTTATATGGAGGGAGAAATGTTTCCGCTTTGCCTGTTGGAAGGCATGGCGCTTGGTCTTCCCGCAATCGGCACTCGGATTGCCGGAATTCCGGACATCATCGCTGACGGCGAAACCGGAATTTTGGTCGAGCCACGTGATCTGACGGGCCTCGCACGCGCCATCGAGAAATTTATCGTTGACACCGACTTTCTTGAGCGCGCACGAATGAGTGCCCAAGTTCGATTCCGATCGCGCTATGGTGCGGGTGCAGTGGCTCGTGCCTACGCCGAAGCATACAAGTTGGCGCAAATGGGCTCAAAACGGATCTAA
- a CDS encoding H-NS family nucleoid-associated regulatory protein: MTKLAFLEAMNFDELWILHERLTKILSDKITSEKLELDKRLAQLNGADLGESQETQPRRRKYPKVLPKYYNPSAPNEKWSGRGKMPRWLVAALQAGRKLEDFRIEAAEKSDS; the protein is encoded by the coding sequence ATGACCAAGCTGGCTTTTTTGGAAGCGATGAATTTTGACGAGCTCTGGATCTTGCACGAGCGGCTCACAAAGATCCTCTCGGACAAGATCACTTCAGAAAAGCTGGAACTGGACAAAAGATTGGCGCAGCTCAATGGTGCGGATCTTGGCGAGAGCCAGGAGACGCAACCGCGGCGGCGGAAGTATCCCAAGGTCTTGCCGAAATACTACAATCCGTCAGCTCCTAACGAGAAATGGTCGGGCAGAGGCAAAATGCCTCGATGGTTGGTCGCCGCGCTTCAAGCCGGCCGGAAACTTGAGGACTTCAGGATCGAAGCCGCCGAGAAGTCTGATAGCTGA
- a CDS encoding glycosyltransferase, with the protein MKVLHIAETIRGGIASYLNELHPQQQASFGTGNVHCVVPSDHRRDLPAIDDNQITTFERSGRGVAGLFQMLRASMQALDAFRPDVVHLHSSFAGLVLRPALAARSDGPRVVYCPHGWAFSRETGRLSHLVTKAAENLLARTSDRIICISGDEFNEAVRAGIPAERLTLVHNGISKSRTPQPVAADWTSKKVKVLFIGRLDRQKGFDLLIEAARSLEDVLDIRMIGASVVNKYEGPSVPPNVSLLGWLDRPTIETQLEAADLVVIPSRWEAFGLVALEAMRAAKPILAFRSGALPEIVVDGVTGVLCEPVAVQPLVDGFRRALDLDLKVLGQRGYDRFKQFYDVQKTHGQLQQVYAELLQDDRAPVDAKAGLQSDLSKNF; encoded by the coding sequence ATGAAAGTGTTGCACATCGCCGAGACGATCCGTGGCGGGATTGCGAGCTACCTGAACGAGTTGCACCCACAGCAACAGGCGAGCTTCGGCACCGGGAACGTGCATTGCGTCGTGCCGTCGGATCATCGTCGCGATCTTCCAGCGATCGATGACAACCAGATTACGACGTTCGAACGCTCCGGCCGCGGCGTTGCCGGACTGTTCCAGATGTTGCGCGCAAGCATGCAAGCGCTGGATGCCTTCCGTCCGGACGTCGTCCACCTGCATTCCTCGTTTGCCGGCCTCGTGCTGCGCCCGGCGCTGGCGGCCCGCTCGGACGGTCCGCGCGTCGTCTATTGCCCGCACGGCTGGGCGTTTTCACGCGAGACCGGCCGCCTCAGTCATCTCGTGACGAAGGCGGCGGAGAACCTCCTTGCGCGCACGTCGGACCGAATCATCTGCATCTCCGGCGACGAGTTCAACGAAGCCGTCCGCGCCGGGATTCCCGCCGAGCGCCTCACCCTCGTCCACAATGGCATCTCGAAGAGCCGCACACCGCAGCCTGTCGCGGCCGACTGGACGTCCAAGAAGGTCAAGGTCCTGTTCATCGGACGCCTGGACCGCCAGAAGGGCTTCGACCTCCTGATCGAAGCGGCACGCTCGCTCGAGGATGTGCTTGATATCCGCATGATCGGCGCCTCCGTCGTCAACAAATACGAAGGCCCGAGCGTCCCGCCCAACGTGTCCCTGCTGGGCTGGCTCGACCGGCCGACCATCGAGACCCAGCTCGAGGCCGCCGACCTCGTCGTGATCCCGTCACGATGGGAAGCCTTCGGCCTCGTTGCGCTCGAGGCGATGCGCGCGGCCAAACCCATCTTGGCGTTCCGCAGCGGAGCATTGCCCGAGATCGTCGTCGATGGCGTGACCGGCGTGCTTTGCGAGCCCGTTGCGGTCCAGCCGCTCGTCGACGGCTTCCGCCGAGCACTCGATCTCGATCTCAAGGTGCTGGGACAGCGCGGCTACGACCGGTTCAAGCAGTTTTACGACGTCCAGAAGACGCATGGGCAATTGCAGCAGGTCTATGCCGAGCTCCTGCAGGACGATCGGGCACCGGTCGACGCGAAGGCGGGGCTGCAATCGGACCTCTCCAAGAATTTCTGA
- a CDS encoding metallophosphoesterase family protein → MLLRTFFSRFDRRARLPKGVRIYAVGDLHGCADLLAGAFDLIDADLARSRPEQAIQVFLGDYIDRGPDAKRTIDLLIDRGQRHETVFVRGNHEALLLRLLDDPKMLPNWIKLGGMTTLMSYGITISARDVLQRGREVSVALAAAIPSAHTDFLANLVPFFSCGDYFFVHAGVRPGVPLDKQSEEDLMWIREPFLSSDRDFGKVVVHGHTPSLEPEIRSHRINIDTGAYATGLLTVLSIQDDKVEFHSSSRSRPPRS, encoded by the coding sequence ATGTTGCTGAGGACTTTTTTTTCTCGTTTCGATAGGCGCGCGCGCCTGCCAAAAGGGGTCCGCATCTACGCAGTGGGCGATCTTCACGGCTGCGCTGATCTGCTGGCCGGTGCATTTGATCTCATCGATGCTGACTTGGCTCGTTCCAGGCCAGAACAGGCAATCCAAGTCTTTCTCGGAGACTATATCGATCGAGGCCCCGATGCGAAGCGCACAATCGACCTTCTCATTGACCGAGGGCAGCGGCACGAGACCGTTTTTGTTAGAGGCAATCACGAGGCCCTATTGTTAAGGCTGCTGGACGACCCAAAGATGCTTCCTAACTGGATTAAACTGGGGGGCATGACGACGCTGATGTCCTACGGAATAACGATCTCCGCCAGAGACGTGCTGCAGAGAGGACGGGAAGTTAGCGTCGCCTTGGCCGCCGCAATTCCTTCCGCTCACACTGACTTCCTGGCGAACCTCGTTCCTTTTTTCAGCTGCGGAGATTACTTCTTTGTTCATGCTGGCGTGCGGCCTGGCGTTCCGCTCGATAAGCAAAGCGAAGAGGATCTGATGTGGATTCGCGAGCCGTTTCTCAGTAGCGACCGAGATTTCGGCAAGGTAGTGGTTCATGGCCATACTCCAAGCCTGGAACCCGAGATTAGAAGCCATCGCATCAACATCGACACCGGAGCGTACGCAACAGGGTTACTCACGGTGTTGTCGATCCAAGATGATAAAGTCGAATTCCATTCGAGCAGTCGGTCGCGCCCGCCAAGATCTTAA